One stretch of Armigeres subalbatus isolate Guangzhou_Male chromosome 2, GZ_Asu_2, whole genome shotgun sequence DNA includes these proteins:
- the LOC134208916 gene encoding uncharacterized protein LOC134208916 — protein MPEDLRSLLKKEKRLLNSLVLVEKFVQDFDEERDKKEVEVRLQLLENCVSEFFVVRDKVEVLLDEAADEATANPDEPEKARKVRLESESRKREEDNLAIATDVENRFCKAKAALVDRRVRKPPGNSSSVVATGTSISRVKLPEIKLPTFDGRLRDWVSYRDAFRSLIHENRDLTDMDRFTYLRSSLTGDALQEISSVELSAANYPVAWTALEDRYHNQKLIVKAYLDAIFRIEPMRKESFEALSQLISDFEKNLQMLQKMGQNTDGWSTILVHMVCSRLDGVTLRFWESSHNSKEVPAYRNLINFLKNHCAVLQSVGSSHSVSVDLKKPKLSVSHSSTSIAVHEAEDLGAVRCSAKKRPVYKLLIIRSFCPELQQRDEQYHQSVPQTTKRPPSEHHQQTQHTQSEPPTHQKAPTTNHTESSTSLPVVNTQSHSTNPQFATDYPNTLQHTTALPTQTKTSTRQVLLSTAIVRICDANGSSMLARALLDSCSQYCFISSEFCRRMKLAEFPNYLPVKGIGNTGSVSKKAVSGTISPRFDSISEFEEVMRFNVLPKLTIPLPCEGFETCQWNLPESIVLADPEFYHTSDIDMIIGAEYYLDLLQEGRFRLSENGPTFQNTVFGWVVSGRIPSSSISVPATSTALCSMSDLQEQLTRFWDLESCHLASTYSVEESTCEELFKKTTTRDVDGRFIVNLPRKDHVIGQLGSSRAVAERRFLSLERRLSNSLS, from the exons ATGCCCGAAGACTTAAGAAGTTTGCTTAAGAAGGAGAAGCGCCTTCTGAACAGTTTAGTGCTGGTGGAGAAGTTCGTGCAAGACTTTGACGAAGAACGAGACAAAAAAGAAGTTGAAGTTCGTTTGCAGCTGTTGGAAAATTGTGTGTCTGAGTTTTTTGTGGTGCGTGATAAAGTGGAGGTGTTGCTGGATGAAGCTGCTGATGAGGCAACCGCCAATCCAGATGAACCGGAGAAAGCTCGCAAAgtaaggctggagagtgaatcGAGGAAGCGAGAAGAAGACAATTTAGCCATCGCTACGGACGTGGAGAACCGCTTCTGCAAGGCTAAGGCCGCGTTGGTGGATCGGCGTGTTAGAAAACCGCCAGGGAATTCTTCGTCAGTCGTGGCTACCGGAACAAGCATTTCTAgggtgaaacttccggagataaAGCTCCCAACGTTCGACGGCAGGCTACGAGACTGGGTGTCATATCGCGATGCATTCAGAAGCCTCATTCACGAGAACCGAGATCTCACCGACATGGACAGGTTCACATACCTTCGATCGTCGCTAACTGGCGATGCTCTTCAAGAGATAAGCTCCGTCGAACTTTCTGCTGCCAATTACCCGGTGGCGTGGACTGCACTTGAAGACCGCTACCACAACCAGAAGCTCATCGTCAAGGCATACCTGGATGCCATCTTCAGAATTGAGCCGATGCGGAAGGAAAGTTTCGAAGCGCTGAGCCAGCTTATCAGCGACTTCGAGAAAAACCTTCAGATGCTGCAGAAAATGGGGCAGAACACCGACGGCTGGAGCACGATTCTAGTGCACATGGTTTGCTCAAGGTTGGATGGAGTCACGCTGCGATTTTGGGAATCGTCGCACAACTCCAAGGAAGTGCCTGCCTACCGGAACTTGataaacttcctgaagaatcATTGTGCGGTTCTTCAATCAGTTGGATCGAGTCATTCAGTCTCCGTCGATTTGAAGAAGCCGAAGCTAAGCGTCAGCCATTCCTCAACGTCCATTG CGGTTCATGAAGCTGAAGATCTCGGAGCAGTACGATGCAGCGCGAAGAAACGGCCTGTGTATAAACTGCTTATCATCAGGTCATTTTGCCCGGAACTGCAGCAAAG AGATGAACAGTACCATCAATCCGTTCCACAGACGACGAAGAGACCCCCAAGTGAACACCACCAACAGACACAGCATACGCAATCGGAACCACCAACACACCAGAAAGCACCAACCACAAACCACACCGAATCTTCCACTTCATTGCCAGTTGTCAATACACAATCGCATAGCACCAACCCACAGTTCGCCACAGACTATCCAAACACACTGCAACACACCACAGCCCTACCAACACAAACCAAGACCTCCACACGTCAAGTTCTTCTCTCCACTGCCATTGTGCGGATTTGCGATGCCAACGGAAGCTCGATGCTTGCCAGAGCACTACTCGATTCCTGCTCGCAGTATTGTTTTATTTCGTCCGAGTTTTGTCGACGCATGAAGCTTGCAGAGTTCCCGAATTATCTACCGGTGAAGGGCATCGGTAATACCGGGAGCGTGTCGAAGAAAGCTGTTAGCGGAACAATCAGCCCACGTTTCGATAGCATTTCGGAGTTCGAGGAAGTTATGCGGTTCAACGTCTTGCCGAAGCTGACAATTCCACTCCCATGTGAAGGGTTCGAAACTTGCCAGTGGAATCTCCCGGAGAGCATCGTATTAGCTGATCCTGAGTTCTACCACACATCGGACATCGATATGATAATCGGTGCCGAGTATTACCTCGACCTGCTGCAGGAAGGAAGGTTCAGGCTCAGCGAGAACGGCCCAACATTCCAAAATACCGTTTTCGGTTGGGTTGTATCCGGACGTATTCCTAGTAGCTCGATCTCCGTACCCGCCACATCCACCGCGTTGTGTTCCATGTCCGATCTTCAAGAACAGCTCACTCGTTTCTGGGATCTCGAGAGCTGTCATCTAGCGAGTACCTATTCCGTGGAAGAGTCCACATGTGAGGAGTTGTTCAAGAAAACCACTACACGCGACGTAGATGGTCGTTTCATCGTGAACCTGCCTAGGAAGGACCACGTAATCGGTCAGCTAGGTAGCTCCAGAGCTGTGGCGGAACGGCGGTTCCTTAGTCTGGAGAGAAGGCTATCGAACAGCCTCAGCTGA
- the LOC134214242 gene encoding tetraspanin-9: MGSSGYTCIRRTFCSFNVLIWLCGSCFLAVGVWLRFAAPGYATLLPDHAALSADCLFMTIGVISFVIAFFGCCGSWFQSRCFLIIYFTLVVLLFLSEFLLGSLAFVFRGGIGRMMVHELKYGIEKHYNVSDRGGIFAPSVASIWDKVQVELQCCGVSTYEDWYDISAWPGERWVPRSCCRPRYNSLMLEGSGDDLHGVDCRKAGDPSLLWDKSCGQILQMWFVQRLHVVGTVGLVIAFLQLFGLISSMLLFCTVKHKRSSKTYKSYSPTVDTTLNRNSTGTYLDD, translated from the exons ATGGGTAGTTCAGGCTACACGTGCATACGACGGACGTTCTGTTCGTTCAACGTTCTGATATGG CTTTGTGGAAGCTGCTTTCTAGCCGTCGGAGTGTGGCTGCGGTTTGCTGCGCCTGGTTATGCCACCTTACTGCCGGATCACGCTGCCCTCAGTGCAGATTGCCTGTTCATGACCATCGGCGTGATTAGTTTCGTTATTGCGTTTTTCGGCTGCTGCGGTTCGTGGTTCCAGTCGCGATGTTTCCTGATAATT TATTTTACTCTTGTGGTTCTGCTGTTCCTGAGCGAGTTCCTGCTGGGATCGCTGGCGTTTGTATTCCGTGGCGGAATTGGACGGATGATGGTTCACGAGCTGAAGTACGGCATCGAAAAGCATTATAACGTATCGGATAGGGGAGGCATTTTCGCTCCTTCGGTGGCGTCCATCTGGGACAAGGTGCAAGTTGAG cTGCAATGCTGTGGAGTTAGTACGTACGAAGATTGGTACGATATCAGCGCCTGGCCTGGCGAACGGTGGGTTCCAAGATCTTGTTGCCGACCGCGGTATAATTCGCTGATGCTAGAAGGGTCAGGGGATGATTTGCATGGCGTTGATTGCAGGAA aGCTGGCGATCCATCTCTGCTGTGGGATAAGAGCTGTGGTCAAATTTTGCAAATGTGGTTCGTTCAACGGCTTCATGTTGTTGGAACGGTTGGACTAGTCATAGCATTTTTACAG CTATTTGGTCTCATTTCGTCGATGCTCCTCTTCTGTACGGTGAAGCACAAACGATCATCGAAAACGTACAAATCCTACTCGCCCACAGTGGACACGACCCTGAATCGGAACAGCACCGGGACCTACCTGGACGATTGA
- the LOC134214243 gene encoding uncharacterized protein LOC134214243, whose product MISQRNAVAVTYIVVMLMQQSYLSQCRPHESSKASQHEAERRKDTELTKETQIGESKVYGLIHNESENKEAVQEKEDIHSKILTVFDNVQQKIVNFFNTGAIVDKATPRDYEANPIEDYEGIRLGVVNAVDFVAKRINDALNKPKDFFKKANKKFTKSLNDLGSKIIGLE is encoded by the exons ATGATCTCCCAGAGGAATGCAGTGGCAGTGACATACATCGTGGTGATGTTGATGCAACAATCCTACTTAAGTCAGTGCAGACCACATGAGAGTTCGAAGGCATCACAACACGAGGCCGAACGAAGGAAAGATACGGAGTTGACAAAAGAAACACAGATTGGCGAATCTAAG GTATATGGCCTTATTCACAACGAATCCGAGAATAAAGAAGCCGTTCAAGAAAAGGAAGATATCCATTCGAAGATCCTTACGGTGTTCGACAACGTGCAGCAGAAAATTGTGAACTTTTTCAAT ACCGGAGCCATCGTGGACAAGGCGACACCCAGGGACTATGAAGCGAACCCAATCGAAGACTATGAAGGTATCCGTTTGGGGGTCGTAAACGCAGTGGACTTTGTCGCAAAGCGGATTAACGATGCTTTAAAT AAACCGAAAGATTTCTTCAAGAAGGCCAACAAAAAATTCACGAAATCTCTCAACGACCTCGGCTCCAAGATAATCGGATTAGAATAA
- the LOC134208915 gene encoding uncharacterized protein LOC134208915, whose amino-acid sequence MYRMIKMCPRDQKLQLILWRNDTDEPIKVFQLTTVTYGTASAPFLATRCMVQLAEDGEDTHPGAAKVLRKDFYVDDMITGVDNPEEGKRLVEDTIALTDSAGFTLRKWNSNCEEVLRELQPDRCDHRAEFEMDSSPPISTVKTLGLVWCTRTDNFRFTMPEWNTTSVVTKRVVISDASKLFDPLGLIGPVVAEAKIFIQTLWKLELNWDDPLPENLQAFWLDYRRNLSSLESISIPRWVGYTQECVATEWHGFCDASDSAYGACLYLRCTYADGSVRVQLMMAKSRVAPLEDLKKKKRRQTTPRLELSSALLLSHLYEKVSQATSLVIPSYFWTDSNIVKFWIASAPSRWQTFVANRVSEIQHLTKGGVWNHVAGIENPADVLSRGISATQLEYQPLWFNGPVWLHQGQSFWPATPNVSVEHFDPASLEERKSVALPLQVTTPNEIFSLRSTLFSLVQWRLYYVDSVTTLKERIKTPGNSATLARQNTKMLYCKWLTSFKKNAFPRSLQVSPVRIM is encoded by the coding sequence ATGTATCGGATGATCAAGATGTGCCCACGTGATCAAAAATTGCAGCTGATTTTGTGGAGGAACGACACCGACGAACCTATCAAAGTGTTTCAGCTCACGACCGTTACGTACGGAACCGCTTCCGCTCCTTTTCTAGCTACACGTTGTATGGTTCAGCTAGCAGAAGACGGAGAAGATACACATCCAGGTGCAGCAAAGGTGCTGCGGAAAGATTTTTACGTCGACGATATGATCACTGGCGTCGACAACCCCGAAGAAGGAAAACGGCTAGTCGAAGACACAATCGCCCTCACAGACTCCGCTGGATTCACACTACGCAAGTGGAACTCCAACTGTGAAGAGGTGCTAAGGGAGTTGCAGCCTGATCGTTGTGATCATCGAGCGGAATTCGAAATGGACTCGTCACCTCCAATTTCAACCGTGAAAACGTTGGGTCTCGTCTGGTGCACCAGAACCGACAACTTCCGTTTCACCATGCCCGAGTGGAATACAACGTCGGTGGTTACAAAACGAGTTGTGATTTCCGACGCGTCCAAGCTCTTCGATCCATTGGGTCTGATAGGGCCAGTCGTCGCCGAAGCTAAAATCTTTATCCAGACACTGTGGAAGCTGGAACTAAACTGGGATGACCCGCTCCCAGAAAACCTTCAGGCGTTTTGGTTGGACTACCGACGGAATCTTAGTTCTCTGGAATCCATTAGCATTCCACGATGGGTTGGGTATACCCAAGAGTGTGTCGCAACCGAATGGCACGGATTCTGCGACGCTTCAGATAGCGCATACGGCGCTTGTTTGTATCTCCGCTGTACTTACGCGGACGGCTCTGTGCGTGTCCAGCTAATGATGGCCAAGTCACGAGTAGCGCCACTAGAGGacctgaagaagaagaaacgtaGGCAGACTACGCCCCGTCTTGAACTGTCATCCGCCCTGCTTCTCAGTCATTTGTACGAGAAAGTCAGTCAAGCCACCTCACTGGTAATTCCGTCGTACTTCTGGACCGATTCCAACATCGTAAAATTCTGGATTGCGTCGGCACCATCGCGATGGCAAACCTTTGTGGCGAATAGGGTGTCCGAGATCCAGCACCTGACGAAAGGCGGCGTGTGGAATCATGTTGCAGGCATTGAGAATCCAGCAGACGTTCTTTCGCGAGGAATATCAGCCACACAGCTAGAGTACCAGCCACTCTGGTTCAACGGACCTGTTTGGTTGCATCAAGGTCAAAGCTTCTGGCCTGCAACTCCAAATGTCAGCGTTGAACACTTTGATCCAGCCTCTCTTGAAGAACGGAAATCCGTAGCCCTGCCACTGCAAGTCACTACACCAAACGAAATATTCTCGCTACGGTCGACACTATTTTCTCTCGTTCAGTGGAGGCTTTATTACGTCGATTCCGTCACAACTCTCAAAGAACGAATCAAAACTCCAGGAAACTCGGCGACATTAGCACGCCAGAATACGAAGATGCTCTACTGCAAATGGCTCACCTCTTTCAAGAAGAATGCTTTCCCCAGGAGTTTGCAAGTCAGTCCCGTGAGGATCATGTGA